One window of Triticum dicoccoides isolate Atlit2015 ecotype Zavitan chromosome 5A, WEW_v2.0, whole genome shotgun sequence genomic DNA carries:
- the LOC119297875 gene encoding probable ubiquitin carboxyl-terminal hydrolase creB, whose product MASEARSGGARRVPLQPRDGNAAASPSLGGGGAAKSKAKAKARAAAASPPSVRSYASRDEAERRAAAAVVREKEVSLAEELEKARERRGRLRAARQVTERALAEADEALRREMREWERRADEQRRVVAELMRLIGMPEVYVPVESLRSREERKRKQGTASSDPPGPVTVASTLLEEESGPCLSDQELLATPARETTAAAAATESSSA is encoded by the exons ATGGCGTCGGAGGCCAGGTCCGGGGGCGCGCGGCGGGTCCCGCTGCAGCCGCGGGACGGCAACGCGGCCGCCTCCCCGTCCTTGGGCGGTGGCGGTGCCGCCAAATCGAAGGCGAAGGCGAAGGCGCGGGCGGCCGCCGCGTCGCCGCCGTCGGTGAGGTCGTATGCGAGCCGGGACGAGGCCGAGCGgagggctgcggcggcggtggtgagggagAAGGAGGTGTCGCTGGCGGAGGAGCTGGAGAAGGCGCGGGAGCGGCGGGGCCGCCTGCGGGCCGCGCGGCAGGTCACGGAGAGGGCGCTGGCGGAGGCCGACGAGGCACTGCGGCGGGAGATGCGGGAGTGGGAGCGCCGCGCGGACGAGCAGCGCCGGGTCGTCGCGGAGCTGATGCGCCTCATCGGGATGCCCGAG GTGTACGTTCCGGTGGAATCGCTGAGATCCAgggaggagaggaagaggaaacAGGGGACCGCGTCTTCAGATCCTCCG GGTCCGGTCACAGTGGCTTCAAcattactagaggaagaatctggaCCATGCCTCTCCGATCAGGAACTGCTGGCGACGCCGGCAAGGGAAACGACCGCCGCCGCAGCAGCGACGGAAAGCAGCAGCGCTTGA
- the LOC119299999 gene encoding histidine-containing phosphotransfer protein 2-like, protein MVAATLRAQINTHVASMFASGMLDENFQQLQSMEEDGSAALGYVADIINLFINNTNRILNNITALLNQLVVNFDMVDVLVRQLKGCSYSHK, encoded by the exons ATGGTCGCCGCAACGCTCAGGGCCCAAATAAACACCCATGTCGCATCCATGTTCGCCTCG GGCATGCTGGACGAGAATTTCCAGCAACTGCAGTCGATGGAGGAGGATGGCAGCGCAGCCCTGGGCTATGTCGCCGACATCATCAACCTCTTCATCAACAACACCAACAGGATCCTCAACAACATCACCGCCCTGCT GAACCAGCTCGTAGTGAACTTCGACATGGTGGATGTCCTTGTGCGTCAGCTCAAGGGGTGCAGCTACAG CCATAAGTAG
- the LOC119298623 gene encoding protein FAR1-RELATED SEQUENCE 5-like, whose translation MAYFDEKAKEDPDFFYRIRLDDEDRVGNMYLVDGAARRAYKHFRDCISFDATYLTNMYKMPRAPFIGINNHNQSLQFGCGLVRNEDADGYIWLFKTFLECMDGLAPMNIITDQDFSMCAGIEEVFPLAVHRHCRWHIIKKAEETLGPFFADRPELHKAFELCVDHSLTGEEFERSWMAMTETRQTTQHNEGFNAVLKRYVSPGNSLLQFAKQYTALQQKILGSELQQEATTTLKHPKLLTYLPIERQMSKIYTNKIFNKFQEEIKRASMFTAFRVDEHTFKVCSILGMSDSEPEDADKGRNYFVRASIGEGEYYCQCCKFERDGIVCCHILKVVDMNAVTRMPHHFIRRRWTWDADDALAPQTTHAVLAVHDERPESTMEAVRHVVLTKNYVELIDEACKSDETARVAEKYRKAQKRELDDIKKRKAEEALHRFPRTSSVPSSTGPSSENSEIGSGTASTQT comes from the exons atggcctactttgatgagaaagcgaaggaagatccagatttcttctacaggataaggttggacgatgaggaccgtgtcggGAACATGTATttggtggatggtgctgcaaggagagcctacaaacatttccgagattgcatttcattcgacgcgacatacctcaccaatatgtacaagatgccacgcgctccattcataggaataaataaccacaatcagtcattgCAGTTCGGCTGCGGGCTCGTCCGGAATGAAGACGCGGATGGGTACAtttggctgttcaagaccttcttggagtgcatggatggacttgctccaatgaacataataacagaccaagATTTCAGCATGtgtgcaggcatagaggaggtctttccgttggcagtgcacaggcactgcaggtggcacattataaagaaggctgaggagacgctaggaccgttctttgctgaccgtccagagctgcacaaggcattcgagctatgcgtggaccacagcttgacgggggaggagtttgaaaggagctggatggccatgactgaaacacgtcaa actacgcagcacaacgaggggttcaatgctgttttgaagcggtacgtcagccctggcaactcattgctacagtttgccaagcagtacacagctttgcaacaaaaaattctgggatctgagctacagcaagaagcgacCACGACACTAAAGCACccaaaattgctaacgtatttaccaATAGaaaggcaaatgagcaagatatacaccaacaagatctttaacaa attccaggaagaaataaagcgtgccagcatgttcacggctttccgggtggacgaacatacgttcaaggtgtgttctattttgggcatgtcagattcagaacctgaagacgcggacaaaggaaggaactacttcgtcagagcctcgataggcgaaggcgagtactactgtcaatgctgcaaattcgaacgggacggcattgtgtgctgtcacatactaaaagtcgTGGACATGAACGCTGTGACACGCATGCCCCACCATTTCATAAGgaggcgatggacttgggacgctgacgacgcgttggcgccgcagacaacacacgcagttctggctgtgcatgacgagagacctgagtcaaccatggaagccgtgaggcacgttgtgctgacaaagaactatgttgagctaattgatgaagcgtgcaagagtgatgagacagcgagagtcGCAGAAAAATACAGGAAGGCAcagaaaagagagcttgatgatatcaagaagaggaaagctgaggaagccttacaccggttcccccgcacatcaagtgtgccttcatccacggggccatcatctgaaaactcggagataggatctggaacagcaagcacgcagacc